In a genomic window of Bacteroidota bacterium:
- a CDS encoding DUF6434 domain-containing protein — MSRPPLTGTLDADDFLDFYWLKDELVAFCRHEGLPTGGPKVEVRDRIAAYLRDGSVLRPTPRRTGPTDPIPAVLTRETPIGRGWTCGARLRAFFEEEVGPSFRFNRALIDVVKSGDGRTLGEAVDVWAASEATPSRPIESQLEYNRHTRAYYQQHPDATREEVLDAWMRKRAARRSEWDALSDPPG, encoded by the coding sequence ATGAGCCGTCCGCCCCTGACCGGGACCCTCGACGCCGACGACTTCCTCGACTTCTACTGGCTCAAGGACGAACTCGTCGCGTTCTGCCGCCACGAGGGCCTCCCCACCGGCGGCCCCAAGGTCGAGGTGCGAGATCGGATCGCTGCCTACCTCCGGGACGGCTCGGTGCTCCGCCCCACCCCGAGGCGGACCGGGCCGACGGACCCGATCCCCGCCGTGCTCACGCGAGAGACGCCGATCGGCCGCGGGTGGACGTGCGGGGCGCGGCTCCGGGCGTTCTTTGAGGAGGAGGTCGGCCCGTCGTTCCGCTTCAACCGCGCGCTGATCGACGTCGTCAAGTCGGGTGACGGCCGGACGCTCGGCGAGGCCGTCGACGTGTGGGCCGCCTCGGAGGCGACCCCGTCTCGGCCGATCGAGTCCCAGTTGGAGTACAACCGCCACACGCGGGCCTACTACCAGCAGCACCCGGACGCGACCCGAGAGGAGGTGCTCGACGCGTGGATGCGCAAGCGCGCAGCACGGCGCTCGGAGTGGGATGCCCTGTCAGACCCCCCGGGGTGA